In the Thauera sedimentorum genome, one interval contains:
- the guaA gene encoding glutamine-hydrolyzing GMP synthase, protein MSHQKILILDFGSQVSQLIARRVREQQVYCELHPFDVSDAFVREYAPSGIILSGGPNSVYEAVDWKAPQVVFELGVPVLGICYGMQTMAEQLGGKVESSSKREFGYAEMRARGHSKLFNGIQDRSNDEGHGLLDVWMSHGDKVTELPAGFKVIGSSESCPVAAMADEDRGFYAVQFHPEVTHTIKGKEIIARFVHEICGCGHDWNMPDYVAEAVEKIRAQVGDEEVILGLSGGVDSSVAAALIHRAIGDQLTCVFVDNGLLRLNEAEQVMQTFARSLGVKVIHVDATDQFMGHLKGVSDPEQKRKIIGREFVEVFQAEAAKLPKAKWLAQGTIYPDVIESAGAKTGKAHAIKSHHNVGGLPETLNLKLLEPLRDLFKDEVRELGVALGLPHDMVYRHPFPGPGLGVRILGEVKKEFADLLRRADAIFIDELRAADWYDKTSQAFAVFLPVKSVGVMGDGRTYEYVVALRAVQTQDFMTAHWAELPHSLLGKVSNRIINEVRGINRVVYDISGKPPATIEWE, encoded by the coding sequence ATGTCCCACCAGAAGATCCTCATCCTCGATTTCGGCTCCCAGGTCTCGCAACTCATCGCCCGCCGCGTGCGCGAGCAGCAGGTGTACTGCGAACTCCATCCCTTCGATGTGTCGGACGCCTTCGTACGCGAGTACGCGCCCAGCGGCATCATCCTGTCCGGCGGTCCGAACTCGGTTTACGAGGCGGTGGACTGGAAGGCGCCGCAGGTGGTGTTCGAACTCGGCGTGCCGGTGCTGGGCATCTGCTACGGCATGCAGACCATGGCCGAACAGCTCGGCGGCAAGGTGGAGAGCTCCAGCAAGCGCGAGTTCGGTTATGCCGAGATGCGCGCGCGCGGCCATTCGAAGCTCTTCAACGGCATCCAGGACCGCAGCAACGACGAAGGCCACGGCCTGCTCGACGTGTGGATGAGCCATGGCGACAAGGTCACCGAACTGCCGGCCGGCTTCAAGGTCATCGGCAGCAGCGAGTCCTGCCCGGTCGCCGCGATGGCCGACGAGGACCGCGGCTTCTATGCGGTGCAGTTCCACCCGGAAGTCACCCACACCATCAAGGGCAAGGAGATCATCGCGCGCTTCGTGCACGAGATCTGCGGTTGCGGCCATGACTGGAACATGCCGGATTACGTCGCCGAGGCGGTGGAGAAGATCCGCGCCCAGGTGGGCGACGAGGAGGTCATCCTCGGCCTGTCTGGCGGGGTGGATTCCTCCGTGGCAGCCGCCTTGATCCACCGTGCGATCGGCGACCAACTCACCTGCGTGTTCGTGGACAACGGCCTGCTGCGCCTGAACGAGGCCGAGCAGGTGATGCAGACCTTTGCGCGCTCGCTGGGCGTGAAGGTCATCCACGTGGATGCCACCGATCAGTTCATGGGCCACCTCAAGGGGGTGTCCGACCCGGAACAGAAGCGCAAGATCATCGGCCGCGAGTTCGTCGAAGTCTTCCAGGCCGAGGCGGCGAAGCTGCCCAAGGCAAAATGGCTCGCCCAGGGCACCATCTACCCGGACGTGATCGAATCGGCCGGCGCCAAGACCGGCAAGGCGCACGCCATCAAGAGCCACCACAACGTCGGCGGCCTGCCCGAGACGCTCAACCTCAAGCTGCTCGAACCGCTCCGTGACCTGTTCAAGGACGAGGTGCGCGAGCTCGGCGTGGCGCTCGGCCTGCCGCATGACATGGTCTATCGCCATCCTTTCCCGGGTCCGGGCCTGGGCGTGCGCATCCTCGGCGAGGTCAAGAAAGAGTTCGCCGACCTGCTGCGCCGTGCCGACGCCATCTTCATCGACGAGCTGCGCGCGGCCGACTGGTACGACAAGACCAGCCAGGCCTTCGCCGTGTTCCTGCCGGTGAAGAGCGTGGGTGTGATGGGCGACGGGCGCACCTACGAATACGTGGTAGCGCTGCGCGCGGTGCAGACCCAGGACTTCATGACCGCGCACTGGGCGGAACTGCCGCACAGCCTGCTCGGCAAGGTCAGCAACCGCATCATCAACGAGGTGCGCGGCATCAACCGGGTGGTGTACGACATCTCCGGCAAGCCGCCGGCGACCATCGAGTGGGAGTGA
- a CDS encoding AMP-binding protein, whose product MTALEQFLQARDFLLAHRTDYATAYAGFRWPQLTEFNWALDYFDVMARGNDAPALWIVEEDGREARLSFAEMSRRSNQVANWLRAQGVKRGERILLMLGNEVPLWETMLAAIKLGAVVIPATTLLTADDLADRLERGQVAHVVIGAAHADKFADLSGSYTRIVVGGAREGWLDFADSHGAPVEFAPDGVTRATDPLLLYFTSGTTSRPKLVQHTHQSYPVGHLSTMYWIGLQPGDRHMNISSPGWAKHAWSCFFAPWNAGACVFLYNYSRFDAKALLDVLVKYEISTLCAPPTVWRMLIQQDLAAVKTQLRELIGAGEPLNPEVIEQVKRAWGITIRDGFGQTETTAQVGNTPGQVLKPGSMGRPLPGYRIALLDTEGRASTEGEISLPLDARPLGLMAGYAGDEDKTAEVMRDGHYHTGDVASIDEDGYITYVGRADDVFKASDYRISPFELESVLIEHPAVAEAAVVPSPDPVRLAVPKACVILAPGHQPSAELARDILAFARGKLAPYKRIRRLAFVDLPKTISGKIRRVELRKAEEGRDATVRAEHEFFEEDFPDLKG is encoded by the coding sequence ATGACCGCCCTCGAGCAGTTCCTGCAGGCGCGCGACTTTCTGCTCGCGCATCGCACCGACTACGCCACCGCCTACGCCGGTTTCCGCTGGCCGCAGCTCACCGAGTTCAACTGGGCGCTGGATTACTTCGACGTCATGGCCAGGGGCAACGACGCGCCCGCGCTGTGGATCGTCGAGGAGGACGGTCGGGAGGCGCGCCTGAGCTTTGCCGAGATGTCGCGGCGCTCCAACCAGGTGGCCAACTGGCTGCGCGCGCAGGGCGTCAAGCGCGGCGAGCGCATCCTGCTGATGCTGGGCAACGAAGTGCCGCTGTGGGAAACCATGCTGGCGGCGATCAAGCTGGGCGCGGTGGTGATTCCCGCCACCACGCTGCTCACCGCCGACGACCTGGCCGACCGCCTGGAGCGCGGCCAGGTGGCGCACGTGGTGATCGGCGCCGCCCACGCGGACAAGTTCGCGGATCTCTCCGGCAGCTACACCCGCATCGTGGTCGGCGGCGCCCGCGAGGGCTGGCTGGACTTCGCCGACAGCCATGGCGCACCGGTCGAGTTCGCGCCCGATGGCGTGACCCGCGCCACCGATCCGCTGCTGCTGTACTTCACCTCCGGCACCACCTCGCGGCCCAAGCTGGTGCAGCACACCCACCAGTCCTATCCGGTGGGCCACCTGTCCACCATGTACTGGATCGGCCTGCAGCCGGGCGACCGCCACATGAACATCAGCTCGCCGGGCTGGGCCAAGCACGCCTGGAGCTGCTTCTTCGCGCCGTGGAACGCGGGTGCCTGCGTGTTCCTCTACAACTACTCGCGTTTCGACGCCAAGGCGCTGCTCGACGTGCTGGTGAAGTACGAGATCAGCACCCTGTGCGCGCCGCCCACCGTGTGGCGCATGCTGATCCAGCAGGACCTGGCCGCGGTGAAGACCCAGCTGCGCGAGCTGATCGGCGCGGGCGAGCCGCTCAACCCCGAGGTCATCGAGCAGGTCAAGCGCGCCTGGGGCATCACCATCCGCGACGGTTTCGGCCAGACCGAGACCACCGCCCAGGTCGGCAACACCCCGGGCCAGGTGCTCAAGCCGGGTTCGATGGGCCGCCCGCTGCCGGGCTACCGCATCGCGCTGCTCGACACCGAAGGCCGCGCGTCGACCGAAGGCGAGATCTCGCTGCCGCTGGACGCGCGTCCGCTCGGCCTGATGGCGGGCTACGCCGGTGATGAGGACAAGACCGCCGAGGTGATGCGCGACGGTCACTACCACACCGGTGACGTGGCCAGTATCGACGAGGACGGCTACATCACCTACGTCGGCCGTGCGGACGACGTGTTCAAGGCCTCCGACTACCGCATCAGCCCCTTCGAGCTGGAAAGCGTGCTGATCGAGCACCCCGCAGTGGCCGAAGCCGCGGTGGTGCCCAGCCCGGACCCGGTGCGCCTGGCCGTGCCCAAGGCCTGCGTGATCCTCGCCCCCGGCCATCAGCCGAGCGCCGAGCTGGCGCGCGACATCCTGGCCTTCGCGCGTGGCAAGCTCGCGCCTTACAAGCGCATCCGTCGGCTCGCCTTCGTCGATCTGCCCAAGACCATCTCCGGCAAGATCCGCCGCGTGGAGTTGCGCAAGGCCGAGGAAGGGCGTGACGCGACGGTACGCGCCGAGCATGAGTTCTTCGAGGAAGACTTCCCCGACCTCAAGGGCTGA
- a CDS encoding MFS transporter translates to MPDKKSFPPAALAWSVWGLGALLYLIGFYQRVAPAVMADRLMAEFAISGAALGNLSAFYFYSYVVMQIPTGVLADRWGARKLLTAGAALAAAGTVLFAFSADVGWASFGRLLIGGSVAVAFVSMLKLATHWFAPQQFALASGMALFVGICGGVFGGVPLRMLVEAFGWRPVMLVSAGVTALLAVAIWLRVRNDPADRGYASHHPVAEGGGHHGSVLQGVLQVLSYRNVWILLISPIGVAGAVLTFGGLWGVPYLRQAYGLDAGSAAAITSALLVAWALGGPLMGTWSQRIGRRKPLHVAGCAVALVCWGLLGLVHLPLPALVAVLLVAGFAAGNLIIGFAFNKESVPPHLAGTASGVCNMGPLMGGMLLQPAVGWVLDRHWTGVLEGGVRIYPPEAFQAGFLLIAACIALSLALSLFSQETGCKQRVSP, encoded by the coding sequence GTGCCCGACAAGAAAAGTTTTCCGCCCGCCGCCCTGGCCTGGAGCGTCTGGGGTCTCGGCGCCCTGCTCTACCTGATCGGTTTCTACCAACGCGTCGCCCCCGCGGTGATGGCCGACCGGCTGATGGCCGAGTTCGCCATCAGCGGCGCCGCGCTGGGCAACCTGTCGGCCTTCTACTTCTATTCCTACGTGGTCATGCAGATCCCCACCGGTGTGCTCGCCGACCGCTGGGGCGCGCGCAAGCTGCTCACCGCCGGCGCCGCGCTGGCCGCCGCCGGCACCGTGCTGTTCGCCTTCAGCGCGGACGTGGGCTGGGCGAGCTTCGGCCGCCTGCTGATCGGCGGCTCGGTGGCGGTGGCCTTCGTCTCCATGCTCAAGCTCGCCACCCACTGGTTTGCGCCGCAGCAGTTCGCGCTGGCCTCGGGCATGGCGCTGTTCGTCGGCATCTGCGGCGGGGTGTTCGGCGGCGTGCCGCTGCGCATGCTGGTGGAGGCCTTCGGCTGGCGGCCGGTGATGCTGGTCTCGGCGGGGGTCACCGCGCTGCTGGCGGTGGCCATCTGGCTGCGGGTGCGCAACGATCCGGCCGACCGCGGCTATGCAAGCCATCACCCGGTGGCGGAAGGCGGCGGCCACCACGGTTCGGTGCTGCAGGGCGTGCTGCAGGTGTTGAGTTACCGCAACGTGTGGATCCTGCTGATCTCACCCATCGGCGTGGCCGGCGCGGTGCTCACCTTCGGCGGCCTGTGGGGCGTGCCCTACCTGCGCCAGGCCTACGGTCTGGACGCGGGCAGCGCGGCGGCCATCACCTCCGCCCTGCTGGTGGCCTGGGCGCTGGGCGGGCCGCTGATGGGGACCTGGTCGCAACGTATCGGCCGGCGCAAGCCGCTGCATGTGGCCGGTTGCGCGGTGGCGCTGGTGTGCTGGGGGCTGCTCGGGCTGGTGCACCTGCCGCTGCCGGCACTGGTCGCGGTGCTGTTGGTGGCCGGTTTCGCCGCCGGCAACCTGATCATCGGCTTCGCGTTCAACAAGGAATCGGTGCCGCCGCACCTCGCAGGCACGGCGTCCGGAGTGTGCAACATGGGCCCGCTGATGGGCGGCATGCTGCTGCAGCCGGCGGTCGGCTGGGTGCTGGACCGCCACTGGACCGGCGTGCTGGAAGGCGGCGTGCGGATCTATCCGCCCGAAGCCTTCCAGGCCGGCTTCCTGCTGATCGCAGCATGCATCGCGCTGTCGCTGGCGCTGTCGCTGTTCTCGCAGGAAACCGGCTGCAAGCAGCGCGTCAGCCCTTGA
- a CDS encoding PAS domain-containing sensor histidine kinase, giving the protein MNCPASARDEAARRDYAPLIRGLSGYLATAIVVVLFADPLAATIGLQEAAGELRFWGFVLLAPLAALLASGVLSDPPAADAEQAADPGAETLRRLEAEESRYRSLVNNLPVGIFHYDRDLRITEFNDRFAEILQAPAAALYRLDMSTLRDPRILDPLRVTLSGQPGRYTGEYATTLSGRHIRVRLRATPVFDTHGNVSGGVGIVEDISAQHEAESMLNESETRYALAMRGTNEGLWDWNPVSHSLFLSSRLLSLLGTEGEHLRTTSDEWLKLIHVQDRARFQSALIAHLKGQTPHFECEYRVLDRGGEFRWVLARGLAQRNEHGQAYRMVGSIGDITERKRAEARLQSELVFTRTLVDSLPIALLVVRPNGTISLWNRFFAQTLGYDDAEIADMLAMRLVAPKDKALLKQRMERALRDGEATARAELITRDGQHLPFDFFARNIELDGENRLLCIASDISERLATEASMRDMNRELESRVAERTAQLTAALKELEAFSYSVSHDLRAPLRAIDGYSVILATDYDQAFDDEARMLFQRMRAAVQRMGMLIDDLLNLARVSRQNLERQEVDLSAMVAEIAQELRQSEPQRKVSFEIEPGLHVDADPSLLRIALENLLGNAWKFTSRRDEAQIRVIHSRDESGECSYCVHDNGAGFDMRYADKLFGAFQRLHHERDYQGTGVGLATVARIVQRHGGHIWAHGEPDKGARFCFTLGRNGDSLPSSGGNGEPQADS; this is encoded by the coding sequence ATGAACTGCCCCGCGTCCGCCCGCGACGAGGCAGCACGGCGTGACTATGCTCCCTTGATTCGCGGCCTCTCCGGCTACCTCGCCACGGCAATCGTCGTGGTGCTGTTTGCCGACCCGCTGGCCGCAACCATCGGCCTGCAGGAAGCTGCCGGCGAGCTCAGATTCTGGGGTTTCGTGCTGCTCGCCCCGCTGGCCGCCCTGCTCGCCAGCGGCGTGCTGTCCGACCCGCCCGCCGCGGACGCCGAGCAGGCCGCCGACCCCGGTGCGGAAACCTTGCGCCGCCTCGAGGCCGAAGAGTCGCGCTACCGTTCGTTGGTGAATAACCTGCCGGTCGGCATCTTCCACTACGACCGCGACCTGCGCATCACCGAGTTCAACGACCGTTTCGCGGAAATCCTGCAGGCGCCGGCCGCTGCCCTGTACCGCCTGGACATGAGCACGCTGCGCGATCCGCGCATCCTCGATCCGCTGCGCGTCACCCTGAGTGGCCAGCCAGGACGTTACACGGGCGAATACGCCACCACCCTGTCGGGGCGCCATATCCGCGTCAGGTTGCGCGCCACGCCGGTGTTCGACACTCACGGCAATGTAAGCGGCGGCGTCGGCATCGTCGAGGACATCTCGGCCCAGCACGAGGCCGAGAGCATGCTGAACGAGAGCGAGACCCGCTACGCGCTGGCCATGCGCGGCACCAACGAGGGCCTGTGGGACTGGAACCCGGTCAGCCACTCGCTGTTCCTCTCCAGCCGCCTGCTCAGCCTGCTGGGCACGGAGGGCGAGCACCTGCGCACTACCAGCGACGAATGGCTCAAGCTCATCCACGTGCAGGACCGCGCGCGCTTCCAGTCCGCGCTCATCGCCCACCTCAAGGGCCAGACACCGCACTTCGAATGCGAGTACCGCGTGCTCGACCGCGGCGGCGAGTTCCGCTGGGTGCTGGCCCGCGGACTGGCCCAGCGCAATGAGCATGGCCAGGCCTACCGCATGGTCGGCTCGATCGGCGACATCACCGAGCGCAAGCGTGCCGAGGCGCGGCTGCAAAGCGAGCTCGTGTTCACGCGCACACTGGTCGACAGCCTGCCGATCGCCCTGCTGGTGGTGCGCCCGAACGGCACCATCTCGCTGTGGAACCGCTTCTTCGCCCAGACCTTGGGTTACGACGACGCGGAGATCGCCGACATGCTGGCGATGCGCCTGGTGGCGCCCAAGGACAAGGCCCTGCTGAAGCAACGCATGGAGCGCGCCCTGCGGGACGGCGAGGCGACCGCACGGGCCGAACTCATCACTCGCGACGGCCAGCACCTGCCCTTCGATTTCTTCGCCCGCAACATCGAACTGGACGGCGAGAACCGGCTGCTGTGCATCGCCTCTGACATCTCGGAGCGGCTGGCCACCGAAGCCAGCATGCGCGACATGAACCGCGAGCTCGAATCGCGCGTCGCCGAACGCACCGCGCAACTCACTGCCGCGCTCAAGGAACTGGAGGCCTTCAGTTACTCGGTGTCTCACGACCTGCGCGCGCCCTTGCGCGCCATCGACGGCTACAGCGTGATCCTCGCCACCGACTACGACCAGGCCTTCGACGACGAAGCCCGCATGCTGTTCCAGCGCATGCGCGCGGCGGTGCAGCGCATGGGCATGCTGATCGACGACCTCCTCAACCTCGCCCGCGTGTCGCGCCAGAACCTCGAGCGCCAGGAGGTCGATCTTTCCGCAATGGTGGCGGAGATCGCCCAGGAACTCAGGCAGAGCGAGCCGCAGCGCAAGGTCAGCTTCGAGATCGAGCCCGGCCTGCATGTCGATGCCGACCCCAGCCTGCTGCGCATCGCGCTGGAGAACCTGCTCGGCAATGCCTGGAAGTTCACCAGCCGGCGTGACGAAGCGCAGATCCGCGTCATTCATTCGCGCGACGAATCGGGCGAGTGCAGCTACTGCGTGCACGACAACGGCGCCGGCTTCGACATGCGCTACGCCGACAAGCTGTTCGGCGCCTTCCAGCGCCTGCACCACGAGCGCGACTATCAGGGCACCGGCGTCGGCCTGGCAACCGTGGCGCGCATCGTCCAGCGCCACGGCGGGCACATCTGGGCGCACGGCGAGCCGGACAAGGGCGCACGCTTCTGCTTCACCCTCGGGCGCAACGGCGACAGCCTGCCCTCGTCCGGCGGCAACGGAGAGCCACAAGCCGACAGCTGA
- the tadA gene encoding tRNA adenosine(34) deaminase TadA, producing the protein MTDEEYMRAALEQARLAGSCGEVPVGAVVVLDGEIVGRGFNQPIGRHDPTAHAEVMALRDAGERLGNYRLPGCELYVTLEPCAMCSGAIMHARVSRVVFGARDPKTGVAGSVIDLFQEKRLNHHATIVGGVLAEECGALLSSFFAARRGRTLTA; encoded by the coding sequence ATGACGGACGAGGAATACATGCGCGCCGCGCTGGAGCAGGCGCGGCTGGCGGGCAGTTGCGGCGAGGTGCCGGTGGGCGCGGTGGTGGTGCTCGACGGCGAGATCGTCGGGCGCGGCTTCAACCAGCCCATCGGTCGCCACGACCCCACCGCTCACGCCGAGGTGATGGCCCTGCGCGACGCCGGCGAACGTCTGGGCAACTACCGTCTGCCGGGTTGCGAGCTCTACGTCACCCTGGAGCCCTGCGCCATGTGTTCCGGCGCGATCATGCATGCGCGCGTGAGTCGCGTGGTGTTCGGCGCGCGCGACCCCAAGACCGGTGTGGCCGGCAGCGTCATCGACCTGTTCCAGGAAAAGCGGCTAAACCACCACGCCACCATCGTCGGCGGCGTGCTGGCCGAAGAGTGCGGCGCCTTGCTGTCGAGCTTCTTTGCCGCCCGCCGCGGACGGACGCTGACCGCCTGA
- a CDS encoding L,D-transpeptidase, translated as MRIEVSLSRQELALVGDDGACIRRYPVSTAARGAGELQDSGCTPRGRHVVRARIGAGAPAGTVFRGRRPTGECWSAELAAANPARDWILSRILWLSGCEPGRNRLGAVDSMRRYIYIHGTGDDQPMGEPRSHGCIRMRNRDVVELFDLVAAGTEVVIGE; from the coding sequence ATGCGCATAGAAGTGAGTCTCTCGCGTCAGGAACTGGCCCTCGTCGGCGACGACGGGGCCTGCATCCGCCGCTATCCGGTATCGACCGCCGCGCGCGGTGCCGGCGAACTGCAGGACAGCGGCTGCACCCCGCGCGGGCGCCATGTGGTGCGTGCGCGCATCGGCGCCGGGGCGCCGGCAGGCACGGTTTTCCGTGGACGGCGGCCTACCGGCGAGTGCTGGAGTGCCGAGCTGGCGGCAGCCAACCCGGCGCGCGACTGGATCCTGTCGCGCATCCTGTGGCTCTCGGGCTGCGAGCCCGGGCGCAACCGCTTGGGCGCGGTCGACAGCATGCGGCGCTACATCTACATCCACGGTACCGGCGACGACCAGCCGATGGGTGAGCCGCGTTCGCACGGCTGTATCCGCATGCGCAACCGCGACGTGGTGGAACTGTTCGACCTGGTGGCCGCAGGCACCGAGGTCGTCATCGGGGAGTAA
- a CDS encoding GNAT family N-acetyltransferase has translation MEDALSLRIVDWPEAEALVMPLREAVFVVEQGVPAELERDEFDAVSRHAVAQDTNGAVIATGRLLPDGHVGRMAVAANARGRGVGGRVLEALVAEAGVRGLAEVVLNAQLQAEAFYRRHGFVPEGGVFLDAGIEHRCMRRPCRG, from the coding sequence ATGGAAGATGCTCTGAGCTTGCGCATTGTGGACTGGCCGGAGGCCGAAGCGCTGGTGATGCCGCTGCGCGAGGCGGTGTTCGTGGTCGAGCAGGGGGTGCCGGCGGAGCTCGAACGCGACGAATTCGACGCGGTGAGCCGGCACGCGGTGGCACAGGACACCAACGGGGCGGTGATCGCCACCGGCCGCCTGCTGCCGGACGGACATGTCGGCCGCATGGCGGTGGCGGCGAACGCTCGTGGTCGCGGCGTCGGTGGCCGGGTGCTGGAAGCGCTGGTGGCGGAAGCGGGTGTGCGCGGGCTGGCCGAGGTGGTGCTCAATGCACAGTTGCAGGCGGAGGCCTTCTATCGCCGTCACGGCTTCGTGCCCGAAGGCGGGGTATTCCTGGACGCCGGTATCGAGCATCGCTGCATGCGGCGCCCCTGCCGGGGGTAG
- a CDS encoding NRDE family protein — protein MCLIVLAWRAHHDYPLVVAANRDEFLARPASAAHWWPDRPQVLAGRDLEGGGTWMGVSRNGRFAALTNFRDPTLRREGAPSRGLLVRDCLDTDDDASQTLARIAAHAAHYAAFNLLVGDGERLGIYASTTGEVRMLEPGIYGLSNHLLDTPWPKVRLARERFAAVLADEPDEAAMLALLRDGEPATDEHLPQTGVSREWERWLSPAFIRAPGYGTRCSTFLSIRRDGQVRLREWTWAEDGELAGEATHGFTIEASADG, from the coding sequence ATGTGCCTGATCGTGCTGGCCTGGCGGGCGCATCACGACTATCCGCTGGTGGTGGCCGCCAACCGCGACGAGTTCCTCGCCCGCCCCGCGTCCGCGGCGCACTGGTGGCCCGACCGCCCGCAGGTGCTCGCCGGGCGCGACCTGGAAGGCGGCGGCACGTGGATGGGCGTCAGCCGCAACGGCCGCTTCGCCGCGCTGACCAATTTCCGCGATCCCACGCTGCGCCGCGAAGGCGCGCCCTCGCGCGGCCTGCTGGTGCGCGACTGCCTGGATACGGACGACGACGCCTCGCAGACGCTGGCGCGCATCGCCGCACACGCCGCGCATTACGCCGCCTTCAACCTGCTGGTGGGCGATGGCGAACGGCTCGGCATCTACGCCAGCACCACGGGTGAGGTGCGCATGCTGGAGCCGGGCATCTACGGCCTGTCCAACCACTTGCTCGACACCCCCTGGCCCAAGGTCCGCCTCGCCCGCGAACGCTTCGCCGCAGTCCTGGCCGACGAACCGGACGAAGCCGCCATGCTGGCACTGCTGCGCGACGGCGAGCCGGCCACCGACGAACACCTGCCGCAGACCGGGGTCAGCCGGGAGTGGGAGCGCTGGCTGTCGCCCGCCTTCATCCGCGCGCCCGGCTACGGCACCCGCTGCTCGACCTTCCTGTCGATCCGGCGCGACGGTCAGGTCAGGCTGCGCGAATGGACCTGGGCGGAAGACGGCGAACTGGCCGGCGAGGCGACCCACGGCTTCACCATCGAAGCATCGGCTGACGGCTGA
- a CDS encoding DUF4936 family protein: MDQATEPISYYVYFRVREDIDDAEAAASILAMQAALARRTGVSGRLMHRRGDDRTWMEVYEAVTSPASFEHALTEAVAEHKLTDMVETGSARHLEQFVECA; this comes from the coding sequence ATGGACCAAGCCACCGAGCCGATCAGCTACTACGTGTACTTCCGCGTGCGCGAGGACATCGACGACGCGGAAGCCGCGGCCAGCATCCTCGCCATGCAGGCCGCGCTGGCGCGGCGCACCGGGGTGAGCGGCCGCCTCATGCACCGTCGCGGCGACGACCGCACCTGGATGGAAGTGTATGAGGCGGTCACCAGCCCGGCGAGCTTCGAGCACGCGCTGACCGAAGCGGTGGCCGAGCACAAGCTCACCGACATGGTGGAAACCGGCAGCGCCCGCCATCTGGAGCAGTTCGTCGAATGTGCCTGA
- a CDS encoding YgfZ/GcvT domain-containing protein has product MNTTWTDYLAKAGARIDAGHVHFDPAPAEGATIVVPLLHLGLLRSRGEDSAPFLHNLLSNEVNKLAEDVATLNSFNTPKGRMLASLLMWREADGHLIALAADIQPAMLKKLSMYILRSKAKLTDANEELALIGVSGPRAEAVLEAAGLQRPAAAMRHQAAGDTRVIRLTADSYMVAVPIDAAPTRFAALREAGAEAAGTDAWTLAMIRAGLPLITAATQELFVAQMLNFELIGGVSFNKGCYPGQEIVARTQYLGKLKKRMYRVRIDGDTAPAPAADLYAPDFGEQSAGQIVNAAPAPGGGFEALAVLQTSSHETGEVHLGSPDGPRLAFLDLPYSLG; this is encoded by the coding sequence ATGAACACGACCTGGACCGACTACCTTGCCAAGGCCGGCGCCCGCATCGACGCCGGTCATGTCCACTTCGACCCCGCTCCCGCGGAAGGCGCCACCATCGTGGTGCCTTTGCTGCATCTCGGCCTGCTCCGCAGCCGCGGCGAGGATTCCGCGCCCTTCCTGCACAACCTGTTGTCCAACGAGGTCAACAAGCTTGCCGAGGACGTCGCCACGCTGAACAGCTTCAACACCCCCAAGGGGCGGATGCTGGCCAGCCTGCTGATGTGGCGCGAGGCCGACGGCCATCTGATCGCGCTGGCCGCGGACATCCAGCCGGCGATGCTCAAGAAGCTGTCGATGTACATCCTGCGCAGCAAGGCGAAGCTCACCGATGCCAACGAGGAACTGGCGCTAATCGGCGTGAGCGGCCCGCGGGCCGAAGCGGTGCTGGAAGCCGCCGGCCTGCAGCGCCCGGCGGCCGCCATGCGCCATCAGGCCGCGGGCGACACCCGCGTGATCCGCCTGACCGCGGACAGCTACATGGTGGCCGTCCCGATCGACGCAGCCCCGACCCGCTTCGCCGCACTGCGCGAAGCCGGCGCCGAGGCAGCCGGCACCGACGCCTGGACGCTGGCGATGATCCGCGCCGGCCTGCCGCTGATCACCGCCGCCACGCAGGAGCTCTTCGTCGCGCAGATGCTCAACTTCGAGCTCATCGGTGGAGTGAGCTTCAACAAGGGCTGCTATCCCGGCCAGGAGATCGTCGCCCGCACCCAGTACCTGGGCAAGCTCAAGAAGCGCATGTACCGCGTACGCATCGACGGCGACACCGCGCCCGCACCGGCTGCCGATCTCTACGCACCGGACTTCGGCGAACAGTCGGCCGGGCAGATCGTCAATGCTGCGCCGGCCCCGGGCGGCGGCTTCGAGGCGCTGGCCGTGCTGCAGACCAGCAGCCACGAAACCGGCGAGGTGCATCTGGGCAGCCCCGACGGCCCGCGCCTCGCCTTCCTCGACCTTCCCTACTCCCTGGGCTGA